In Miscanthus floridulus cultivar M001 chromosome 19, ASM1932011v1, whole genome shotgun sequence, the DNA window ATCATCCCTTGCCATGTGATCTTTGATgagttttcttttccttttgccGAGCAGCCCACCATACCTTCCCCCACGAACTTTGAGTTCCTGGACACCTTCACTAATCTCGTTCTAGTGCCCATAGGCTCGACACAGTTTTCATTGCCTGTTGTAGGATAATCACCAGCTCCTTTGCCCATTGTTGAGGCCTAGACGCCTGCTGTAGACCCCCAGACGCCGCAGGCTACACTGCCACATGGGGTCGAGTCGCCGATGTCCCCAGTCGCTGCCTTGACTGCACTACCGCGTGCAGTAGTGCCCTCTAGAGCTCCTCCTGCGGTTACCTCGATGCCACTAGGTACTTCGCCTGCACAGACACGCGTGGCAGCCTCGGCGTCTCCGTCACTGCCCGCACAGCCACGTGCGGCAGCCTCAGCATCTCCGTCACTACCCCTGCACAACCCTGTGCGGCTGTCTGGCTTCTGCGTGTGGCTGTCCAGCTTCTATCGCGTCCCGTCATCTCCCAGGTGTACAACCGGCACCGCCCAGTTCCTTCGGTGCCTCCACCATCGTCGCCAGTCACTCCTGCGCCCCTTCCAAAGGGTGTTGTGGCTGTTCCCCCGATGGTCAATCTGCATTCCATGACCACCAGGGCGAAACACGACATCCGGCTTCCTGTTGTCTACCATGCTGCGCCATTGTCTCTTGTTTCGAAGACATACCACGCTGCTCTCGCTGACCCAAACTGGCGAGCCGCCATGCTAGAGGAGCATGCTGCCCTTCTCCAGAACAACACTTGGGATCTGGTTGCACGCCCCCCTAGCGCAAATGTGATAACAGGGGAATGGATCTTCAAACACAAGTTCAAAGCTGATGGTCCGTTGGAGCGCTATATAGCTCGTTGGGTGAATGATGCCCTTGTCCGGAATAGCACTTGGGATCTGGTTGCACGCCCCCCCTGGCGCAAATGTGGTGACAGGGAAATGGATCTTCAAACACAAGTTCAAGGCTGATGGTTGGTTGGAGCGCTATAAAGCTCGTCGGGTTCTTTGTGGCTTCACACAGCGCCCAGGTGTTGATTTTGCAGAAAATTTCAGCCTCGTTGTCAAGCTGGGCACTGTACGGACTgtgctctctctgtctctctctcgaaACTAGCCTGTTCATCAGCTTGATGTGAACAACGCTTTCCTCCATGGCAATCTTAATGAGACAATGTACTGCATTCAGCCCTCTGGATTCGAGGATTCCAATCATTCGGACTACCCGTCGGGGGGTTGATACCCCACGGTTCGGTTCCTGCTAAAAAAATCATCCAAACTACGTCTGCCGTCTAAACCACTCCCTCTACGGTCTCAAGCAGGAGCGTCGGGCATGGTACAGCCGCTTTGCAGCCTACTTGGTCTCTCTCGGGTTCATGGAATCAAGTCTGACACTGCGCTCCTCGTGTTCCGCCGTAGTGCTGACATTATTTACTTGCTgctctatgtggatgacatcgtcctCACTGCTTCGTCGACAACACTCCTCCAGCGCACCATTCGTGCCCTACAGCAGGAGTTCTCGATGAAGGACTTGGGTAATCTTCATCACTTTCTCAGGATGCAGGTTCAGCAACGGCCTGATGGTCTCTTCCTATCACAGCGCCAGTACATGCAAGAGATCCTTGACCATGTGGGCATGGCTGCTTGCAAGCCCTGCTCCACCCTGGTGGACACTTGTTCGAAGGTCTCCGCCCTGGATGGTGCTCCTATTAGTGACGCCACAAGTTTTGCTGGTGCTTTACATTACCTCACATTCACTCGTCCAGACATCTCCTATGCCATCCAACAGGTCTGCCTCCACATGCACGACCCCGGGAGCCTCATCTTTCAGCTCTAAAGCGCATCCTGCGGTACATATGTGGTACTCTTCACCTTGGGCTGCTCATTCGACCCTCAGCATAGTTTGATCTGGTGGTCTAAGCCGACACCGACTGGGCCGGCTGTTCCGACACATGCAAGTCCACCTCAGGCTATGCCGTGTTTCTCGGTGATAGCCTCGTCTCCTGGTCTTCCAAGCGCCAAAATACTGTCTCTAGGTCCAGCGTGTCGAAGCCGAATAGCGTGGTGTGGCCAATGCAGCGGCTAAGGCTTCCTGGCTGCGGCAACTTCTATGTGAGCTCCACTCCCCACCTAGCAATGCTATCTTGGTGTATTGCGACAACATCAGCGTCGTCTACATGTCATCCAACCCGGTTCAGCACCAACGCACCAAACATATTGAGATTGATCTCCACTTTGTTCAGGTGCGTGTTGCTATTGGTGTCGTCCGCGTCCTCCACGTGCCGACGTCGTCCCAAtacgccgacatcttcaccaagggtcTGCCTTCGACGGTCTTTCAAGAGTTCTGGTCCAGTTTGAACGTCTGTGGCGATGCTCCGactgcgcggggggggggggggggggtaggcaGCCGCGTAGGGCACCTGGGCCATCGACCCATTATGGTTAATTATAGATAGATTGATTGATATCTATTAGGCAAGGAGATCCCACGGTGGTCATGATTCTATAAACCAGTCCGGGATCCTCCTTGCCTGTATATGCAACCTTGCCATTGGCCTCCTAATCAATCTATCAATTTTTTGTGACATACTTTGCTTTCACCACAAAGTGACAACTGATGACGCAGCAAAAAAAATGGCATTTGGCATTTCCAAATATCACATTTCTGTGTGCTTTTTTAATATCTGACAGACTGACCTTGTGCTTACATTTCAGCAACAAGCAAACCTTAGTTAAATCCCTAAAAAAACCAGATATATCAGATAACTGAGCTCTGGTCATTTAAGGACAAATCATCAGTATTAGTGTATTACCCTGAGTAATCACTTGTTACATCTCCTTAGTTTCTATTTCCATTTATATCgacctttttgtttttttaagcTGGTATTAGGATCAAGACAAATTAACAAAGCCTACAGTTTCCTAGACTCTAATTGACCAACAGAGGGCACCCATATATGCTACATAAATAGCAGTTTTGAAGCACCTCTTTTAGGTAATAATCCTTATAAAACAAGATAGGAACTGCTACTAATACTATTAGAACAACAACAAAACCTTCTATGAGGTGCATCATTAGTTCAACCCAATGTTTTTTTAGGCGCTAGGCGGTGACCCATCGCCTAGCGCCTAGGCAtgcctaggcgcgcctaggcgTTTTCTAGGCGTACAGAGCAGGAAGATAGAAAGGAGCAGCCGAGCAGAGGAAagaggagcagggggcgggcggACCTCACCTTGGGGTTCCCGAGAGGCGGGGCGAGGGGCAGCGAGGCAGGTGAGGCATGGAGCTCACCAGCAGTGGCGGCCCGGCGAGGAGGGGGCGCACGGGAGCTCCAGGGGCGGCGGCGGGCTGGCGGACGGAGGCGGCGCGAGGAGGCCTGCACGGAGGGAGAAGATGGCCGGTGATGCGGAAAACGGGTCCACGGCGTCAAGTACAAGCTTCGCGCACGACGAATCGGCCGGAGACGTACCGTGGCCGGCGAATCGATCCTTCCCGCGCCGCCGCTTTCTTTCCCGCGTAGCCGCCCGTTCACGCGCGCATCCCGCCCAGGCGCCGCCTCCTCCGCAAACGCGCGCGCCCACCGCCTAGATGCCGCCTCACCCCCTAGGCCCCGCGGGAGGCCTCCGCCCAGCACCTAGTCGCGCCTAGGCGAGCGCGGAATCGCGCCTTGTTTTTCACTGGTTCAACCTATGAATTTGGTAGAATGATCCCATTCCCCGTGCTTAcactaattattagcttgtgaggGATGAAGTTGTGATGGATCAACTCATTCAATTCCACCAACCAAACAAAAATGTAAGGAGTGAGAAGACGTTGAATCACTCCCCATCCTCACACCAAACACCCTATTAGTCCACAGTAAGTAGGGGTACACTAGAGTTGAAGCCCAACATGAGCCATCAACTCATAGACGTGCTATTCAGGGCTCAGATAAACGTGGTTTGGCTCCAAGGAAGAGGCTCAGCACGAAGAGGAAAACTTCAATCAACATCAGTTCCAAGAATACTCACGATTGGGAAAAACTTGTTCTAAAATTTGGTTAGGTAGTACTATGTATGAATTGAAGgggggcctggtgcaagcggtagagtcttaccgcctgtgaccggaaggtcccgggttcgagtcgcggtctcctcgcattgcacaggcgaggataaggcttgccactaacacccttttccagaccccgcacagagcgggagctctctgcactgggtacgccctcttTTTTTTTACTATGTATGAATTATGATAGGGCAAGACAATTCTAACTGGATAGTAGCCTTTTTCCGGTTCACAAAAGCAGTGTATGTATACAACATGACAGATGTACAAAATCTTCATCAGGATGGATGTGCAGCAACAGGCCAACAGCCACGCCTTCCGCTCAACTCAAGCATTAGAACATACTTTCTCTGGGAATGATGGTTAAAAAACATGGCATTAgcacccaaaaaaaaaacaaggaaGTTTCCTTGGAACTGCCAGAAGCTGATGCATTGTTTTAATTAAAGAGAAGCTTGTACCTTTGGAACTGCTGCAGCACAACCGGTCATCGTCCACGTAAGTTGCATTCAGTCCCATCATCCATGAACCTACTGATATGTCGTCGTGTGCATAACTCTGTAGTGATGCACTGTGTGACAGAGAAGACAAAGC includes these proteins:
- the LOC136525686 gene encoding uncharacterized mitochondrial protein AtMg00810-like, with protein sequence MVQPLCSLLGLSRVHGIKSDTALLVFRRSADIIYLLLYVDDIVLTASSTTLLQRTIRALQQEFSMKDLGNLHHFLRMQVQQRPDGLFLSQRQYMQEILDHVGMAACKPCSTLVDTCSKVSALDGAPISDATSFAGALHYLTFTRPDISYAIQQVCLHMHDPGSLIFQL